The following coding sequences are from one Microbacterium wangchenii window:
- a CDS encoding GNAT family N-acetyltransferase → MTDLMFADVVVATALTAAETAAEAAGVRVREVAGVAEQAAVVDLLSQIWGRGPENPAVPPELLRALGKAGNYIAGAFAGDDLVGATIGFHSAPDRHALHSHIAGVAPSHIGRSVGFAMKLHQRGWALSRGIDAIEWTFDPLVSRNAYFNIAKLHALPVEYLTNFYGAMSDAINSDGDTDRLLVRWDLRDDDVADAAAGHPPAVSAHGPCHATVAVPDDIQRMRRTDVDAARAWRRTLREQLTAHLESGGRVVGFDRAEGYIIRLGEGITV, encoded by the coding sequence ATGACCGATCTGATGTTCGCCGACGTCGTCGTGGCCACGGCGCTCACGGCCGCCGAGACGGCGGCGGAGGCCGCCGGCGTGCGGGTGCGCGAAGTGGCCGGCGTCGCCGAGCAGGCCGCCGTCGTCGACCTGCTGTCGCAGATCTGGGGGCGGGGGCCGGAGAACCCCGCCGTTCCGCCCGAGCTGCTGCGCGCCCTCGGCAAGGCGGGCAACTACATCGCGGGCGCGTTCGCCGGCGACGACCTCGTCGGCGCGACGATCGGGTTCCACTCGGCGCCGGACCGGCATGCGCTGCACAGCCACATCGCGGGGGTCGCGCCATCCCATATCGGCCGATCCGTGGGTTTCGCGATGAAGCTGCACCAGCGCGGGTGGGCGCTCTCGCGCGGCATCGACGCGATCGAGTGGACCTTCGACCCGCTCGTGTCACGCAACGCGTACTTCAACATCGCCAAGCTGCACGCGCTGCCGGTGGAGTACCTGACCAACTTCTACGGCGCCATGTCGGACGCGATCAACAGCGACGGCGACACCGACCGGCTGCTCGTGCGGTGGGATCTGCGCGACGACGACGTCGCCGACGCGGCGGCGGGGCATCCGCCGGCCGTCTCCGCCCACGGCCCGTGCCACGCGACCGTCGCGGTGCCCGACGACATCCAGCGGATGCGCCGGACCGATGTCGACGCGGCACGCGCGTGGCGCCGGACGCTGCGCGAGCAGCTCACCGCTCACCTGGAGTCCGGCGGCCGGGTCGTCGGCTTCGACCGTGCCGAGGGGTACATCATCAGGCTCGGAGAGGGAATCACCGTATGA